The sequence TCCTCATCCTCATCACGTTCGCCGTGATGCTCACCCAGCGTGAGCAGCCACCGACCGCAGGCGAATCCGAGGAGGTGACCCGAACGTGACGAGTCGACCGCGACTCCGCCTCGAGGGCAACCTTGCACCGGGGCTGCTTGCCGTCGCACTCTTCGTGCTGATGGCGCTGGTCGTCCTCAACACCGGGTTCAGCGCGATGCCGACGAACCCGTTCGACGTCGATTCGGTCACCGCGGCCATCGGCTACGCGCTGTTCGACCTCGCACCGCTGCAGGCCGAAGCCGGCGTCACCGGCACCGAGCCGTTCCTCGCAGCGTTCCTGCTCGTGGCAGTCGTCCTCGACGCCGCCCTCGACGCGGCGCTCGTGCTCGCGAAACGCGAGGAAGGCGGCGAACCAGTTTCGCCCCTGCAGTCTACCGGTGACAGTCCGTCGACATCGGATTCGGACGCCGGTCGGTCGGCCACTCGAGCCGACGGCTCGGGGGGTGACAACCGATGACGGTGCCGATCGAGTACTACGTATTGCTCTCGATGGGGCTGTTCTGTATCGGCCTCTTCGGCGTGCTGACGCGTCGCAACGCACTGATGTTCCTGATGTCCGTCGAGCTCATGCTGAACGCGGCGAACATCAACCTGATCGCCTTTGCGTTCTATCACGGCAACCTCACCGGACAGGTGTTCTCCCTGTTCGTGATGGCTCTCGCCGCCGCGGAGGTCGCGATCGGGCTGGGGATCATCCTGGTGCTGTACCGCAACTTCCGTGACGTCGACGTCACGGTTCCGACGACGATGAGGTGGTGAGATGGAAGGTGCATTCGACTACGCTCCGGCGATCGCACTGTTCCCGCTCGTCGCGTTCGTCGTCGCCCTCGCGTTCGGCAAATTCCTGCCGAAGAAGGGGGCGATTCCCGGCATCGCAGCGACGGCTGGCTCGTTGCTGTTCTCGCTGTGGATGCTGGCGGCGGTCGCGAGCGGTGAGACCTATCACGAGACGCTCTACGAGTGGGCCGTCGGCAACGCGGGTGGTGCCGCGACGGAGGGGATCGAGTTTACGTTCGGTATCCTGATCGATCCGCTCTCGGCGCTGATGCTCGTCATCGTCTCGCTCGTGGCGTTTCTCGTTCACGTGTTCAGCCTCGGCTACATGAACGCCGAGGGAGAAACCGGCCTGCCGCGGTACTACGCCGGGCTCGGCCTCTTTACGTTCAGCATGCTCGCGTTCGTCTTCGCGGACAACCTGCTGATGGCGTTTATGTTCTTCGAACTGGTGGGACTCTGTTCGTTCCTGCTGATCGGCTTCTGGTTCCGCACGAAGTCGGCACCCTCGGCCGCGAAGAAAGCGTTCCTGGTCACCCGCTTCGGTGACTACTTCTTCCTGCTCGGGGTCGTCGCCATCGCGGCGACGTTCGGCACGCTCCAGTTCGCCGGCGACGCCTCGTTCGTTAACGCGGCTGACGCCGCGCTAAACGGCGATGGCGACGCCTGGGTTCCGGCTGGACTCAGCACAGACACCTGGGTCACGATCACTGGATTGCTCGTGCTCGGCGGCGTACTGGGCAAGTCCGCCCAGTTCCCGCTACACACGTGGCTGCCGGACGCGATGGAGGGCCCGACGACCGTTTCGGCGCTCATCCACGCGGCGACGATGGTCGCAGCAGGTGTCTACCTCGTCGCGCGGATGTTCGGCTACTACGCCCTGTCGCCAACGGCGCTGGCGATTATCGCCTTCGTCGGCGGCTTTACGGCGCTGTTCGCGGCGACGATGGGCGTCGTCAAAGACGACATCAAGCAGGTGCTAGCGTACTCGACGATTAGCCAGTACGGCTACATGATGCTGGGGCTGGGCGTCGGCGGTTACGTCGCCGGAGTCTTCCACCTCATGAATCACGCGTTCTTCAAGGCCTTGCTGTTCCTCGGTGCCGGTTCAGTAATCGTCCTCATGCACCACGAACAGGACATGTGGAAGATGGGCGGCCTCAAAGAGAAAGCCCCCGTCACCTACTGGACGTTCCTCGCCGGTGCGCTCGCACTCGCGGGGATCATCCCCTTCTCGGGCTTCTGGTCCAAAGACGAGATCCTTTACGACGCGCTGATCGTCGGCGTGAACGACCCGGTGATCATGGCCGCCTACGCGATGGGGCTCGTGGCCGTCTTCTTCACCGGCTTCTACACCTTCCGGATGGTGTTCCTCACCTTCCACGGTGAGCCGCGGTCCGATGCGGCCGAGGATCCACACCCCGTGGGCTGGTCGATCAAGGTCCCGCTGATCGTGCTCGGCGTACTCGCAGTCGTCGCGGGCGTCGCGAATCTCGCGCCCGTCGCGAAGCTCGCAGCGGTCGACATCACGTTCCTAGAGCACTGGCTCGACGGCGAGTTCGGCGCCATCGAGGGGCTGACCTACGGCGCTTACGGCGAGTTGCTCCACTACGACGCCGGCGTGATCGGCTCCGAACAGCTAACCGTCCTGATCGCCGCGGGACTCTCGCTCCTGCTCGCGTTCTCCGGCGCCGGCCTCGCCTGGAAGCTGTACAACGTCCCCGAGCCGGTTGCGCACAAAGAGCGCCTCGGCTCGGCCGGAACGGTTGTCGAAGATAACTACTACCAGGACGAGTACCAGGTCTGGCTCGCCGAAGGCCTCACGCTGCCGCTTTCTCGAGCCGCAGACCGGTTCGATCAGACCGTGATCGACGGCGTCGTCAACGGCGTCTCGACGGTCAGTCTCTTCGGTAGCAGCGCGATGAAGCGCTTACAGACCGGTATCGTGACTAACTACGCGGCACTGATCGTGACAGGGTTCGTGATCCTGTTGCTCGTGCTCGGACTCCTCGGAGGGTGGTTCCTATGATGATCGAGATGCTCATTGCGGTCGCACTGCTCGGTGCGGCCGTCGTCTTCGTCGCGCCGAATCGGTACGCAGGGAAGCTGGCGTTCCTGATCAGCCTCGTGCCAGCCACGCTCAGCCTGTGGATGTACACGGCCTTCGACGGCAGCGGGAACGCCTTGCTCGGCGGCGACCTCGCCTACGAGACCCAGCTCGAGTGGCTCACCTTCGGCGACTACGCCATCTCGTGGTTCGTCGGTCTCGACGGCATCTCGCTGCCACTCGTGGTCCTGACGACGATCCTGACGACGCTCGCGATCGTCTCCTCGTGGACGCCGATCGACGAGCGCGAGTCCCAGTTCTACGGGCTCGTCCTGTTCATCGAGGCGAACCTGATCGGCGTCTTCGCCGCACTGGACTTTTTCGTCTGGTTCATCTTCTGGGAGGCCGTCCTCATCCCGATGTACCTCTTGATCGGGGTCTGGGGCGGTCCGCGCCGGAAGTACGCCGCGATCAAGTTCTTCGTCTACACGAACGTGGCGTCGCTCGTGATGTTCGGTGCGTTCATCGCGCTGGTCTTCGGGCTCGGTGACGCCGTCACGAGCTTCGCACTGCCCGAAGTGACGGCGGCGATGCTCGACGGTGGTCCCGAGGGACTGTTCGGTGTCGGCGGCACGACGCTCGCCTCGATCGTCTTCGTGGCGATGTTCCTCGGATTCGCCGTCAAGGTACCCGTCGTCCCGTTCCACACGTGGCTCCCCGACGCTCACGTCGAAGCGCCGACCCCCGCGTCGGTGCTGCTGGCTGGCGTCCTGCTGAAGATGGGGACCTACGCCCTGCTCCGGTTCAACTTCACGATGTTCCCACACGAGGTCGTCGAACCGTTCCTCGTGCCGATCGGGGTCGTCGCCGTCGTGAGCGTCATCTACGGTGCGATGCTCGCGCTGGCACAGACCGACCTCAAACGCATCGTCGCCTACTCGTCGGTCTCGTCGATGGGATACGTGATCCTCGGCCTGATCGCGCTCACCCAGTTCGGCGTCGGCGGGGCGACCTTCCAGATGGTCAGCCACGGGCTGATCTCCGGACTGATGTTCATGGCCGTCGGCGTCATCTACAACGCCACCCACACCCGGATGGTCACCGACATGTCCGGGATGGCAGACCGGATGCCCGTCGCCGTCGGCATCCTGATCGCCGGCTCGTTTGGCTACATGGGGCTGCCGCTGATGAGCGGTTTCGCCGCCGAGTACTTCATCTTCTTCGGCGCGTTCGGTGCCGCCTTCGACTACGCGCCGCTCTTCACGGCGCTGGCGATGTTCGGCATCGTCATCGTGGCCGGCTACCTGCTGTTTGCGATGCAGCGGGCAGTTTTCGGCCCCTACTCGCTCGAGACCGACTACGAGGTGACGAGAGCGCCGCTGCACGACATCGCGCCGATGTTCGTGTTGCTCGGACTCATCATCGCTCTCGGCGTCGCACCGGATCTCATCTTCGAGATGATCACGGACGCGGTCGATCCGATCCTCGAAAACGGAGGTGAGCTGTGATGGCGCTGCTCGAACTGCCATCGTGGGCTGCACTCGCCCCGATGTTGCTCCTGCTGGCGACGGCGCTCGTCCTGTTCGTCGTCGACAGCATCCGGCCCGGTGAGACGGGTCGCGGACTGCTCGCCGGCATCGCGACCGTCGGTTCGCTCGCATCGCTGGGCGTCGCCGTCTGGTTCATCGTCGCCGGCGTCGGCCAGCCGGGACTCGAGGGACTGGGCGTCGTCGAACTGTTCGACGGCCAGCTCGTCGTCGATCAGATGGCGCTGTACTTCACCATCGTCGTCGCCGTCGTCACGGCGCTGGTGGCTATCGCCAGCTACGACTACATGGACGGCCACGCCTACCAGGCGGAGTACTACTCGCTGGTCATGCTCGCGGCGACCGGTATGGCGACGATGGCCGCCGCAAACAGTCTGGTGACGATCTTCATCGCCCTCGAGCTGGCGAGCCTGCCGTCGTACGCGCTCGTCTCGATCCTCAAGGACAACCGCGGGAGCGTCGAAGGGGGGCTAAAGTACTTCCTGATCGGCGCGCTGTCGTCTGCGATCTTCGTCTACGGTATCTCGCTGGTCTACGGTGTTACCGGCTCGCTCCAGCTGACGGCCATCGCCGACACGATTGCCGCCGGCGACGCCGACCCCTACGGTGGGCTGCTCGGGCTCGGTATCGTGATGCTGATCGGCGGCTTCGCGTTCAAGACTGCGAGCGTCCCGTTCCACTTCTGGGCGCCGGACGCCTACGAGGGTGCGCCAGCGCCGATCAGCGCGTTTCTCTCGTCGGCCTCCAAAGCGGCTGGCTTCGTGATCGCGTTCCGCGTGTTCACCGAGGCGTTCCCTGTCGGCGCGACGGCCGATCTCATCGGCCTCGACTGGACGCTCGCGTTCGTTATCCTCGCGATCGTGACGATGACCGTCGGTAACTTCGCTGCCGCGACCCAGAACAACGTCAAGCGCATGCTCGCCTACTCGTCGGTCGGGCACGCGGGCTACGCGTTGATCGGCCTCGCCGGGCTCGGCGCTGACGGCGGCGAACTCGTCATGGGCGCGGCCATGATGCACCTGCTCGTCTACGGCTTCATGAACACCGGCGCGTTCCTGTTCGTCGCCCTGGCCGAACACTGGGGTGTCGGGCGAACCTTCGAGGATTACAGCGGCCTCGGACGACGCGCCCCGGTCGCCTGCTTCGCGCTGGCGATCTTCATGTTTAGTCTCGCCGGCATTCCGCCTCTCGGTGGCTTCTGGAGCAAGTACTTCCTGTTCTCGGCTGCCATCGACGCCGGCTTGCTACTCGTGGCCGCCGCGCTGGTGATCAACAGCGCCCTGTCGCTGTACTACTACAGTCGACTGGTCAAGGCCGTCTGGTTCGACGAGCCACTCGCCGACCGCGACGCGCTCGCCCAGCCGATAGGCCTCTACACGGCGATCGTGATCGCCGCGGTCGTGACCGTCCTCCTGCTCCCGGCGTTCGGCCCGGTGTCGGAGACCGCAGTCGAGGCAGCAGCGATCGTCGTCGGCTAACGCAGGCGGCTGTCGCTCGTTCGACCGCGAGGTTTCGGTTCCTTTCACCCGCAATTCAGAGATACTGATCTGTCACGTCCCTCGTACAGACAGAAACGGATCGAATCGATCTGGTCGACCCCGAGTCCGACCGTGACCGCTCGAACGCCAGCGCACTCGCTCGAGTACACAATACTTACATGTGTTGAGATTGATACAGGCAGCAACGAAGGGTCGAGGGATGGAGGAGGCCACACAGGAACAGGTCGAACGGGCGATCCGGAAACTCGAGCGCGCCGAAGAGGGCGACGAGATCATCGTCGCTGACGAGGAGTAGCTCTCGGCGACGGCTGTCGAGAACGGCGAAGCGGTCGTCACGACGACACAGCGCGTGCAGCTGTCGTGCTACCAGCGTGATACACCTGTGTCACCGAGCTGGCCGTCGTCCTGTCCAGCCGCCAGAATTCTTCGCGAGCCGTCTCTTCGACGCTCCTTCTCGTGAACCACCAGAACGGACTCTGGAGCTGATGGTCTCTGGCCCGGACGTGGACGAGCGGACGCCCGCTTACGGCCTCAGAAGTCGACGTACTGGTCTTCCCACTGGCGCCGATCCTCGAGTTCGCGCTGCCCACGTCTGGTGACGGTGTAGAAGTTGGTTCGTCGGTCACGCGTCCCCTTCTCGAGGAGCCCCTTATCGACGAGGGTATCGAGGTTCGGGTAGAGCCGCCCGTGGTGGATCTCGGATTCGTAGTAGTTCTCGAGTTCGTCTTTGACCGCGAGCCCGTGTGGTTCGTCTAGTCCGGCTGCCACGTACAGGAGGTCTCGTTGAAACCCTGTGAGATCGTACATGATCGGTCGTACGACAGGAGGGGAATTAAATACACGGGTTTCTCGATTTCTATTATCTCGGTCGTGTCTCGGACTGGACACACTGGTCCGACCAGTCCGGCTACCGACGCATCCACGCGGGTATCGGTTCGACCCCGCTGTCGCGAACTGGACCGGAATCAGCGCCCACCAGTTCTTCACATTCAAATTACTGTTCTCGAGTCGTTTATCTGGACAGGCATATAACGCCGGGTGCCGACGATACCCGTCGCTCGACTGCCATCCGGGCGACGTGGGGTCACAGTCCGTTCGGAATGAGTGTGAGGCTGCAGGATCGACCGGTCGCTGCCGCCGTCGAGCGCTGCGCACCGTTCTCGACGCCAATCTCGAGGGAAGTGCTGTCCGTGGCTGCCAGAAGCCAGTTCAGGCGCTCGTAAGACGGAGTGTATGCAGCGCGGACGGCCGTCGGCCACATTCATCGAGGGCGATCAGTCGCACACAGCCTGCGGACCCTGCGTCGGTGGGTCGGACAGTATAAAGCGTCGCAGTTCGAACGACCAGTCGACATGACAGTTGGCGTCGTCGGGGCCGGTATCTCGGGACTCTCGCTCGTCCGGTCGCTCGCCGACCGCGACGTAGACGTCGTCGCGTTCGACAAACGTGACAGTCCTGGTGGTATCATGCGAAGTAAACACGTCGACGATCGCGTTCTCGAACTTGGCCCACAGCGACTCCGGCTGACGCCCGGTCTCGAGTCCATGATCGACGACCTCGACCTGGGTGATCGCCTCCGATACGGTGACGACGACCAGCCGATCTACGTCTATCACGACGGGTCGCTCTCGGTCGTCCCGCTGTCCGTTCGCGAGGCGATCACTACCGATCTACTCTCTCCGGCGGCGAAACTGCGAATTCTGGCCGAACCACTGACTGGGCCGCCACGGGCCGACGAGACCGTCGACGCGTTCCTCACCCGGAAGTTCGGCAAACAGGCCGCTCGGCGGTATCTCGGCCCGCTGTACAGCGGCCTCTACGGGACGCATCCGAAGAATATGCTGATGCCGTACTCGCTCGGGCGCGCCCTCGAGAAGGCCGGTGTCGAACGAAGCGTCTTGCTGTGGGTCGTTCGGAAACTTCTCTCGGGGCGGGAGACGCCACCGATCTGCACGTTCGAAGGTGGGCTCGGGGAGTTGCCATCCGCGCTGTACGAGGCCTACGACGATCAGATTCACCTCGAGACGCCCGTCGAACGAATCGAACCTGTGGACGGTGGCTATGCCCTCCACACGTCCGCAGGAATCGAGTACGTCGACGAGGTCGTCCTGACCCCACCTGCCGGAGTCTGTGCGGACCTGCTGGCACCCGTCGACGCGGACCTCGAGGCGACCCTGCGCCGATTCAACTACAACCCGATCGGGATGGTCTATCTCGAGTCGGACTTCGACGGGACGGGAATCGGCACCCTGGTGCCGCCGGATTCGGACGTTCGGATTAGCGGCCTCACCTGGAACGCGAGTTTCCTCGAGCGCGACCGCCTGTTCACCTGCTACGTCGACCCGAACACCGATCCGGAGATGCAAGAGCGATCGGACGACTCCCTCGGGAAGCTGGCGGCGACGGAGTTCGAGCGAATCACGGGCGCGCCCGCAGAACCGATCCACGTCCACCGGTGGAACCCCGGGATGCCGGCGTACGATCGCTCGTGGACGGCGATAGACGACCTCGAGCCGCCCGCCGGAATCCACTTCTGTACGAACTTCGTCGATCGGCCGGGGATTCCTGGTCGAATTCGGGCGGCAAACCGGCTGGCTCGAGAACTCACGGCGTGAGTCGACAGGCACCTCTGGTCGACAACCCGGAAAAACGCCCGTTGCACGGCGGTCGTTCGGCGCTTCCGCGTCCGAAGTGCATTTACCACCTGCTTCCTAAGCGCCGCACATGGAGACCGAGACCGGCATTGTGCTGTTGAACTTCGGTGAACCGGCCGAGCCAGACCGCGACGTGGTTCTCGAGTATCTCACGCGAATCTTCTTCGACAACGCCGACCTCGAGGAGGCCGACTCCGAGGACGCGGCGTGGGAACGCTCGCGCGAACTGGCGACGCGACGGCTGCCGGGGCTGATGGAGGAGTACGAAGAAATCGGTGGTTCGCCGCTTCAGGAGCAAGCCGACGGACAGGCCGAGGCGCTCGCAGAGACGCTCACCGACCGCGGCCACGAAGTCACGGTCTACCGGGCGATGCAGTTCATGGAACCGCTGATCCCGGAGGTCGCTTCGGAACTGGCCGACGACGGGATCGAGTCGGTGATCGCCGTCCCGATCTACCCGCTGTGTGGCCCGTCGACGACCGTCTCCTCGATCGACAACCTCGAGTCGGAGATCGACGACGTCGACGGCTACGACCCTGAGTTCGCGGCGATCACTGGCTGGCACCGCGCGCCCACGTACAACCGCCTCCGCACCGAGGGGATCAGGGAGTTCGTCGAGCGCGAGGGACTCGACCTGACCGATTCCGACACCGCGTTCGTCTTCTCCGCTCACGGAACGCCCACCAAGTACCTCGAGGCGGGAAGCCGATACGACCAGTACGTCGAAGAACATGCCGAGACGATCGCCAGCATGCTCGGCATCGACGACTACGAGATCGGCTACCAGAACCACTCGAACCGCGGGATCGAGTGGACCGAACCCGACACCGAAGACGTGGTCGAGGGCCTCGAGGGCGAGGCTGACCGCGTCGTCGTCGAACCGATGAGCTTCATGCACGAACAGTCGGAGACGCTCGTGGAACTCGACGTGGATCTGGCGGAGGACGCCGCCGAGGTGGGACTCGACCTCTATCGCGTCCCGGTCCCACACGACGACTCGCGCTTCCCGACCCTGCTTGCGGACGTGCTCGAGCCGTTCCTCTCGGGCTTCGAACCGTCGTACTACCAGCTTCGCCAGTGTGCCTGTCGTGACGAGCCGGGAACGTACTGTTTCAACGCTGGCCTACCACCCCAGTAGCCAGAAAGGGCCGCGTTCGGAACGAGAGCCGACTACCGCGAGAACTCTTTTGCGGTTTCGAAGAACGCCGCGACGTTCTCGACCGGTGTGTTCCGGTCGACTCCGTGGCCGAGGTTGAGGATGTGACCGGCGTCGTCTGCAGCCTCGATCACGGCCCGCGTCCGCTCGCGAACGTCGTCTGGGTCACCGTAGAGCAGGGCTGGATCGAGGTTCCCCTGGATCGCGACGTCACCCAGCTCTGCGCGCGCTCGCTCGAGGTCGACCGTCCAGTCGAGGGCGACGACGTCTGCGCCGGTCTCCTCGAGTAACTCGAGGTTGCCGCTGACGTTCCGGACGAAGGCGATGGTGGGGACGTCGATCGCGTCGACGATCTCCTGGTGCAGCGGCAGGAGGAAGCGTCGGTAGTCCGCCGGTGAGAGCAGACCCGCGTAGGTGTCGAACAGTTGAATCGCGTCTGCTCCGGCCTCGACCTGATACTCGACGTAGTCGACGATCGTATCCGTGAACGCTCTGAGGAGTGCCTCGAAGGCGTCGGGGTGTTCGGCTCGAAGCCGGCGGACGGCCATGAAGTTCCGCGATGGGGTTCCCTCACAGACGTAGGCAGCGAGCGTGAACGGCCCGCCCGTGAAACCGAGGACCGCGGCGTCGGAGCCGAGTTCCTCATCCAGAATCTCGAGGAGGTCACCGACGTAGGGGAGGTGGTCGTCGATCGGTTCGTGGGTTCGCTCGGCGTCGGCTGGCGACTCGACGGGGTTCTCGACGACCGGGCCGACGCCGGACTCGAGGTGATAGGAGAAGCCGAGTGGCTCGAGGACGGTCAGGATATCCGAGTACATGACGATTCCGTCGGGGCGGAACCGTTCCCACGGCTGGAGGGTGATTTCGGCGGCGATTTCGGGGGTCGAGATCGCCTCGAGAAAGGTGTAGTCTTCCCGGAGCGACCGGTACTCCGGCAGGTAGCGTCCGGCCTGCCGCATCATCCAGACGGGCGGGCGTTCAGTTCGGTCGCCGCGTGCGGCCCGGAGGAAGAGGTCCTTCATACCGAGCGGTATGGAGTGAGAGAGCCTAATTGTTGTGAAACGACCGACCGATCACCGCTTTTCCGTCGTCGGACTCGTACGGGGTACTGTAGGTCAGTTCCGGCACAACCGCGACCCGGCGGCAGTTACGCCGGTACGTCGGTACAGTGCCCGTTCAGTCGTCGCCCTCGAGGTCGCGTTCGACGGAGAGGTCCGCGAGGCGCTTTTCGATTTCCGTGAGGCGGCTTCGCAGGTGCACGACGTACGCGACGAGTGCGAGGAAGATCGCACCGTAGGCGAACAGGAGGAGGTAGTCCATATCGATCAGTCATCCCCTGTCGGCTTGTACGTTTTGCCACGGTGGCGCGTCTTCAGCGCGTCGAGACGGACAGTCACGTCGTGAAGTCGGACCCTGCTGCCGAGGAAGTAGAGGTAGAGAAACGAGATGGCGAGCAACGACACGAGCAGGACCTCGAACGAAATCGCTGCCTCGGCGTCGGGGTTGCCGATCGACGGGGCGTGAAGTCGTGCAGTCCAGAGCCGCGTCGAGGCGTAGGAGATCGGGACGGTCACGAAGCCAACGACGCCGTAGACCGACGCCAGCCGCGAGACCCGCGCACCGTTTCCGGCACCGGCGTAGATGAGGAGATAGCCGGCGTAGATGAACCAGACGAACAGGAAGGTGACGAGGCGGACGTCAGACCAGTCCCACCAGGTGTTCCAGATGACCCGCCCCCATGCGCTGCCGGTCACGAGGGTGAGCGTCGCGAAGATGAACCCCAGTTCGCCCGAGGCGTGCGCGAGGTGTTCCCAGAACCTCGTTCCAGTCAGGAGATACAGGACACACCCGAGGAACGTAACCGTGAAGGCGACTCCGCCCACGAGCGCCAGCGGGACGTGCCAGTAGGCGACCAGATTGATGCCGTGACTGACGCCGTACATCGAGTCGGAGGCGACGCCGAAGACGAGCGCGATCGAGACGACCCCGAACGCGAGCGTCAGGTATCCCGGAATCGCGCTCCGGAAGAGCCGCCGCAGGAGACCGATGGTTCGACGTTCGATTGAACCCATACGTCGACTCTTTCGCCGTCGATTATAAAACGTCCGCGGTCACTTCTACGAACGGAGAATCTGTTCCGCTCGAGTCTGCCACGTCGGATCTCATAATGACCGCAAGGCGGAAACCCGCGACTTCAGGCGTCCTCGGAACGCTCTGCGTTCCGATGTGCGAACGAGACGCTTTGCGTCTCGTCAACGCGGGAGGGAGCCGACAACCCGGATACACACCGCGTTTGATAGCAAGCGCTACAGATGAAACACAGATGGTGGAAGACTCACGCACTCGAACCGTCCTATCAAGCTCGATGTGGACGAGAGTGCCGCTGACCTCTTCCACCAGACCATCGACCACTTCCTCGACGCCGCCAACCACGTCGTAGACGTAGCGTGGGAACCAGACTGGAAAATCACCAGTAAACAGAAACTCCACGACCTCACCTACTACGACGTTCGAGGCGACTCACCACTTCCGGCCAACCTCGTGCAAGCCGCACGAAACTGTGCCGTCGAAGCCGTCAAAGGCGTCGTAGAACGCTGGAAGGAAGGCAAAAAAGCCTCGAAACCCGAGTTCACATCACAGTTCGCCAGCTACGACGCACGAACCGTTACCGTCAACGACGACCACGCGACACTCGCCACCATCAACGGGCGAATCACCGCTGAATTCGTCCTCCCCAACGGACAGCGTGAGACGCCGCACTCGGCGTACCTGTTCAACGATGACTACGAGGTGAAGGGAGCTACGCTCCATCGCGATACAGTTGAGGATCGTTTCTACCTTCACGTGCGGACAAAGCCCGCCGTGGAGAACGATGAGGCCGACACGGGCGATGCCAAGCACGTCTCCGTCCTTGGTGTTGACCTCGGCATCACAAACATCGCAACCACCTCAACCGGACGATTCTGGAGCGACGGCGAGCTCAACCACTGGCACCGAGAATACGAGAAACGGCGGGGATCGCTTCAGCAGACTGGAACTCGGTGGGCACACATCAACGTGCAGCGAGTCGGTTGTAAGCAAACTGGGCGTTTCGAACAGATGCTTCACACGATCTCGAACGAACTCGTAGACGAAGCTCTGGAGAACGACTGTACACATGTCGTGTTTGAGCAACTCAACGGAATTCGCGAGCGCTTGCCGCACGCGAAGGCGGTTCACAAGTGGGCGTTCTACCGCCTGTACGAGTATGTTACGTACAAATCCGAGTCTGAAGGGCTTGTCGTGAAGCAGACATATCCTGCGTACACGAGTCAGCGGTGCTCGAAGTGTGGGTTCACCCACGAGGACAACCGTCCGAACGACAACAGTCAGGACGAGTTCGAGTGTCTGAAGTGCGGGTACAATATTCACGCAGATTACAACGCCGCGAAGAATATCGGTCTGAAGTATCTCCGCGACCAGCAAAAGTCTGGGCGTGGAGGCGCACCCGTAGGCGTGCGCTTGAACAGCGGGATGATGAATGTGAACGGCGAGTATTCGCCTACTGTGTTACACAGTTAGAACGGGAGTCCACGCTGAATGCCACGCCCTTCAGGGCGTGGTAGCTTACTGGGAGCGCTCTGCCAGTCGACTCTCACTGCGAGCGACTCGATCGGATGCTCACCGATCGATGCCGTCCGGATGCCTGACCGCCGAACGGGTACGGCGATTCCGGTTCGAGACGTCGTCGGCCGGTCCGGTCAGGCGTTGATCGATCGGGTCGCCCACCCGGTGGCACCATCCGGGAAGGGGTCGGTTCGTTCTTCTGGCTCGACGGTCCCGTCGCCATCGACCGTTC is a genomic window of Natrarchaeobaculum aegyptiacum containing:
- a CDS encoding NADH-quinone oxidoreductase subunit J; this encodes MTSRPRLRLEGNLAPGLLAVALFVLMALVVLNTGFSAMPTNPFDVDSVTAAIGYALFDLAPLQAEAGVTGTEPFLAAFLLVAVVLDAALDAALVLAKREEGGEPVSPLQSTGDSPSTSDSDAGRSATRADGSGGDNR
- the nuoK gene encoding NADH-quinone oxidoreductase subunit NuoK, translated to MTVPIEYYVLLSMGLFCIGLFGVLTRRNALMFLMSVELMLNAANINLIAFAFYHGNLTGQVFSLFVMALAAAEVAIGLGIILVLYRNFRDVDVTVPTTMRW
- the nuoL gene encoding NADH-quinone oxidoreductase subunit L; this encodes MEGAFDYAPAIALFPLVAFVVALAFGKFLPKKGAIPGIAATAGSLLFSLWMLAAVASGETYHETLYEWAVGNAGGAATEGIEFTFGILIDPLSALMLVIVSLVAFLVHVFSLGYMNAEGETGLPRYYAGLGLFTFSMLAFVFADNLLMAFMFFELVGLCSFLLIGFWFRTKSAPSAAKKAFLVTRFGDYFFLLGVVAIAATFGTLQFAGDASFVNAADAALNGDGDAWVPAGLSTDTWVTITGLLVLGGVLGKSAQFPLHTWLPDAMEGPTTVSALIHAATMVAAGVYLVARMFGYYALSPTALAIIAFVGGFTALFAATMGVVKDDIKQVLAYSTISQYGYMMLGLGVGGYVAGVFHLMNHAFFKALLFLGAGSVIVLMHHEQDMWKMGGLKEKAPVTYWTFLAGALALAGIIPFSGFWSKDEILYDALIVGVNDPVIMAAYAMGLVAVFFTGFYTFRMVFLTFHGEPRSDAAEDPHPVGWSIKVPLIVLGVLAVVAGVANLAPVAKLAAVDITFLEHWLDGEFGAIEGLTYGAYGELLHYDAGVIGSEQLTVLIAAGLSLLLAFSGAGLAWKLYNVPEPVAHKERLGSAGTVVEDNYYQDEYQVWLAEGLTLPLSRAADRFDQTVIDGVVNGVSTVSLFGSSAMKRLQTGIVTNYAALIVTGFVILLLVLGLLGGWFL
- a CDS encoding complex I subunit 4 family protein, with the protein product MMIEMLIAVALLGAAVVFVAPNRYAGKLAFLISLVPATLSLWMYTAFDGSGNALLGGDLAYETQLEWLTFGDYAISWFVGLDGISLPLVVLTTILTTLAIVSSWTPIDERESQFYGLVLFIEANLIGVFAALDFFVWFIFWEAVLIPMYLLIGVWGGPRRKYAAIKFFVYTNVASLVMFGAFIALVFGLGDAVTSFALPEVTAAMLDGGPEGLFGVGGTTLASIVFVAMFLGFAVKVPVVPFHTWLPDAHVEAPTPASVLLAGVLLKMGTYALLRFNFTMFPHEVVEPFLVPIGVVAVVSVIYGAMLALAQTDLKRIVAYSSVSSMGYVILGLIALTQFGVGGATFQMVSHGLISGLMFMAVGVIYNATHTRMVTDMSGMADRMPVAVGILIAGSFGYMGLPLMSGFAAEYFIFFGAFGAAFDYAPLFTALAMFGIVIVAGYLLFAMQRAVFGPYSLETDYEVTRAPLHDIAPMFVLLGLIIALGVAPDLIFEMITDAVDPILENGGEL
- a CDS encoding NADH-quinone oxidoreductase subunit N codes for the protein MALLELPSWAALAPMLLLLATALVLFVVDSIRPGETGRGLLAGIATVGSLASLGVAVWFIVAGVGQPGLEGLGVVELFDGQLVVDQMALYFTIVVAVVTALVAIASYDYMDGHAYQAEYYSLVMLAATGMATMAAANSLVTIFIALELASLPSYALVSILKDNRGSVEGGLKYFLIGALSSAIFVYGISLVYGVTGSLQLTAIADTIAAGDADPYGGLLGLGIVMLIGGFAFKTASVPFHFWAPDAYEGAPAPISAFLSSASKAAGFVIAFRVFTEAFPVGATADLIGLDWTLAFVILAIVTMTVGNFAAATQNNVKRMLAYSSVGHAGYALIGLAGLGADGGELVMGAAMMHLLVYGFMNTGAFLFVALAEHWGVGRTFEDYSGLGRRAPVACFALAIFMFSLAGIPPLGGFWSKYFLFSAAIDAGLLLVAAALVINSALSLYYYSRLVKAVWFDEPLADRDALAQPIGLYTAIVIAAVVTVLLLPAFGPVSETAVEAAAIVVG
- a CDS encoding PadR family transcriptional regulator translates to MYDLTGFQRDLLYVAAGLDEPHGLAVKDELENYYESEIHHGRLYPNLDTLVDKGLLEKGTRDRRTNFYTVTRRGQRELEDRRQWEDQYVDF